The following coding sequences lie in one Arachis ipaensis cultivar K30076 chromosome B05, Araip1.1, whole genome shotgun sequence genomic window:
- the LOC107641419 gene encoding TMV resistance protein N translates to MDDVGLHRGNDISRTLIQAIKGSRIAIIVFSQNYADSSYCLDELVKILECHESDGQFVLPVFYDIYHDHVRYHTGSYGKAMAKHEEKFKDDLSRVEKWKQALFQAANFTGFVFEGKQYEHEFIGKIVEVVSREIKRVALPVADYPAGLESQVLEVKSLLFSDGYGGVHMVGIHGNGGSGKTTVAHAIYHLISNGFESICFLENVRENSYKHGLVYLQNMLLSNVFERKNLKSTSFDQGISTIKHRLQQKRILLILDDVDKPEQLQAVAGKPDWFGLGTRVIVTTRDKCLLESHGIERIYEMENSNSESNIKASPGKDNREQLGEKSTSGDQVNGLLEPLVSEDISLERSKQASLIQAESNTEVIGCNENQADICHTHFPERIDNGKKEVPNGNREVDMAEKCFSAQLESLEEKKRELKEQIRAIKAEIAGFHSRDTVAKEKKRSV, encoded by the exons ATGGATGATGTAGGTCTTCACAGAGGGAATGATATATCAAGAACACTTATTCAGGCAATTAAAGGCTCCAGGATTGCCATCATTGTGTTCTCCCAGAACTATGCTGATTCTTCTTACTGCTTAGATGAACTTGTCAAGATCTTGGAGTGCCATGAGTCTGATGGTCAGTTCGTATTGCCGGTTTTCTATGATATTTATCACGATCACGTCCGATATCACACAGGAAGTTATGGGAAAGCGATGGCTAAACATGAGGAGAAGTTCAAGGACGACTTATCCAGAGTCGAAAAATGGAAACAGGCTTTGTTTCAAGCAGCTAATTTTACTGGCTTTGTTTTCGAGGG GAAACAATATGAACACGAGTTTATTGGAAAGATCGTTGAAGTGGTGTCAAGGGAGATTAAACGTGTTGCTTTGCCTGTTGCTGACTATCCGGCTGGACTAGAGTCTCAAGTTTTAGAAGTAAAATCGCTTCTATTTTCTGATGGCTATGGTGGAGTCCACATGGTAGGGATTCATGGAAATGGTGGATCAGGCAAAACAACAGTAGCTCATGCAATCTATCATTTGATTTCTAACGGTTTTGAAAGTATATGTTTTCTTGAAAATGTGAGAGAAAATTCATATAAGCATGGTTTAGTGTATCTTCAAAATATGCTTCTTTCTAATGTATTCGAAAGGAAGAATCTCAAATCAACAAGTTTTGATCAAGGAATTTCAACAATAAAGCACAGGCTCCAACAAAAGAGGATCCTTTTGATTCTAGATGATGTTGACAAACCAGAGCAATTACAAGCTGTTGCTGGAAAACCTGATTGGTTTGGCCTTGGAACAAGAGTCATTGTTACCACACGGGACAAATGTTTACTAGAGAGCCATGGGATTGAAAGAATCTATGAGATGGAGAATTCAAATTCG GAGTCAAATATCAAAGCATCCCCTGGAAAGGACAACAGAGAACAACTGGGTGAAAAAAGCACCTCCGGTGATCAAGTCAATGGTTTGTTAGAACCTCTAGTTTCTGAAGATATTAGTCTTGAAAGGAGCAAACAGGCTTCTCTTATTCAAGCGGAATCAAATACAGAAGTCATAGGATGTAATGAAAATCAAGCAGACATTTGTCATACTCATTTCCCAGAAAGAATTGATAATGGTAAAAAAGAAGTGCCAAATGGAAACAGGGAAGTCGATATGGCTGAGAAGTGTTTCTCCGCTCAGTTAGAATCTTTggaggaaaagaaaagagaacTTAAAGAGCAAATTCGCGCCATAAAAGCTGAGATTGCAGGTTTTCACAGCAGAGACACAGTtgctaaagagaaaaagagaagtgTTTGA
- the LOC107644627 gene encoding TMV resistance protein N isoform X2, with protein MDDVGLHRGNDISRTLIQAIQGSRIAIIVFSENYADSTYCLDELVKILECQESDGQFILPVFYDVYHSDVRRQTGSFGAAIAKHEEKFKDDLSKVEKWKRALHRAANFTGFVFDGKKYEHELIGKIVEVVSREIKRVALHVADYPIGLESQVSEVKSLIFSDGYDGVHMVGIHGNGGSGKTTIAHAIYNLIANGFESICFLENVRENSYKHGLVYLQNMLLSNVFERKNLKSTSFDQGISTIKHWLQQKRILLILDDVDKPEQLQALAGKPDWFGRGTRVIVTTRDKYLLESHGIERIYEMENSNSESNISTASDGKDNGDQLGEKNHFPRTSQ; from the exons ATGGATGATGTAGGCCTTCACAGAGGGAATGATATATCAAGAACACTTATTCAGGCAATTCAAGGCTCCAGGATTGCCATCATTGTGTTCTCTGAGAACTATGCTGATTCTACTTACTGCTTAGATGAACTTGTCAAGATCTTAGAGTGCCAAGAGTCTGATGGCCAGTTCATTTTGCCCGTTTTCTATGATGTATATCATAGTGACGTCCGACGACAGACAGGTAGTTTTGGGGCAGCAATAGCTAAACATGAGGAGAAGTTCAAGGACGACCTGTCGAAAGTCGAAAAATGGAAGCGGGCTTTGCATCGAGCAGCTAATTTTACTGGCTTTGTTTTCGATGG GAAAAAATATGAACACGAGTTAATTGGGAAGATTGTTGAAGTGGTGTCAAGGGAGATTAAACGAGTTGCTTTACACGTTGCTGACTATCCAATTGGACTAGAGTCTCAAGTTTCAGAAGTAAAATCGCTTATATTCTCTGATGGCTATGATGGAGTCCACATGGTAGGGATTCATGGAAATGGTGGATCAGGCAAAACAACAATAGCTCATGCAATTTATAATTTGATTGCTAACGGTTTTGAAAGTATATGTTTTCTTGAAAATGTGAGAGAAAATTCATATAAGCATGGCTTAGTGTATCTTCAAAATATGCTTCTTTCTAATGTATTCGAAAGGAAGAATCTCAAATCAACAAGTTTTGATCAAGGAATTTCAACAATAAAGCACTGGCTCCAACAAAAGAGGATCCTTTTGATTCTAGATGATGTTGACAAACCAGAGCAATTACAAGCTCTTGCTGGAAAACCTGATTGGTTTGGCCGTGGAACTAGAGTCATTGTTACGACAAGGGACAAATATTTACTAGAGAGCCATGGGATTGAAAGAATCTATGAGATGGAGAACTCAAATTCG GAATCAAATATCTCTACTGCATCAGATGGAAAAGACAACGGAGATCAACTGGGTGAAAAAAATCATTTTCCAAGAACAAGTCAATGA
- the LOC107644627 gene encoding TMV resistance protein N isoform X1 — translation MIERRGALILCRDEFEYEFIERIAKQVLAIIKEDSVPVVADYPVRAESHVKALSSFSFPRQYQYHVFLSFRGCDTRYCFTGSLFKALRDNKIHTFMDDVGLHRGNDISRTLIQAIQGSRIAIIVFSENYADSTYCLDELVKILECQESDGQFILPVFYDVYHSDVRRQTGSFGAAIAKHEEKFKDDLSKVEKWKRALHRAANFTGFVFDGKKYEHELIGKIVEVVSREIKRVALHVADYPIGLESQVSEVKSLIFSDGYDGVHMVGIHGNGGSGKTTIAHAIYNLIANGFESICFLENVRENSYKHGLVYLQNMLLSNVFERKNLKSTSFDQGISTIKHWLQQKRILLILDDVDKPEQLQALAGKPDWFGRGTRVIVTTRDKYLLESHGIERIYEMENSNSESNISTASDGKDNGDQLGEKNHFPRTSQ, via the exons ATGATTGAAAGACGAGGCGCTCTTATACTGTGCAGGGATGAATTTGAATACGAATTTATTGAGAGGATCGCTAAACAGGTGTTGGCGATCATTAAAGAGGACAGCGTACCTGTTGTTGCTGATTATCCAGTCAGAGCAGAGTCTCATGTGAAAGCGTTGTCATCGTTTTCTTTCCCAAGGCAATACCAATACCATGTGTTTCTCAGCTTCAGAGGCTGTGATACTCGCTATTGTTTCACTGGCAGTCTCTTCAAAGCTCTCCGCGACAACAAAATCCACACCTTCATGGATGATGTAGGCCTTCACAGAGGGAATGATATATCAAGAACACTTATTCAGGCAATTCAAGGCTCCAGGATTGCCATCATTGTGTTCTCTGAGAACTATGCTGATTCTACTTACTGCTTAGATGAACTTGTCAAGATCTTAGAGTGCCAAGAGTCTGATGGCCAGTTCATTTTGCCCGTTTTCTATGATGTATATCATAGTGACGTCCGACGACAGACAGGTAGTTTTGGGGCAGCAATAGCTAAACATGAGGAGAAGTTCAAGGACGACCTGTCGAAAGTCGAAAAATGGAAGCGGGCTTTGCATCGAGCAGCTAATTTTACTGGCTTTGTTTTCGATGG GAAAAAATATGAACACGAGTTAATTGGGAAGATTGTTGAAGTGGTGTCAAGGGAGATTAAACGAGTTGCTTTACACGTTGCTGACTATCCAATTGGACTAGAGTCTCAAGTTTCAGAAGTAAAATCGCTTATATTCTCTGATGGCTATGATGGAGTCCACATGGTAGGGATTCATGGAAATGGTGGATCAGGCAAAACAACAATAGCTCATGCAATTTATAATTTGATTGCTAACGGTTTTGAAAGTATATGTTTTCTTGAAAATGTGAGAGAAAATTCATATAAGCATGGCTTAGTGTATCTTCAAAATATGCTTCTTTCTAATGTATTCGAAAGGAAGAATCTCAAATCAACAAGTTTTGATCAAGGAATTTCAACAATAAAGCACTGGCTCCAACAAAAGAGGATCCTTTTGATTCTAGATGATGTTGACAAACCAGAGCAATTACAAGCTCTTGCTGGAAAACCTGATTGGTTTGGCCGTGGAACTAGAGTCATTGTTACGACAAGGGACAAATATTTACTAGAGAGCCATGGGATTGAAAGAATCTATGAGATGGAGAACTCAAATTCG GAATCAAATATCTCTACTGCATCAGATGGAAAAGACAACGGAGATCAACTGGGTGAAAAAAATCATTTTCCAAGAACAAGTCAATGA
- the LOC107641423 gene encoding probable disease resistance protein RPP1 — translation MEDRRLSLALSSHSPSSDYGWDYDVFLRFRGLDTGKHFAGNLYYALKQRGIRTFFADRELEEGEELTPTLLKRIQDSKTAIAVLSPGYADSAFCLLELAAIMDNSKAKGRLVFPVFYGVSASDVRGQTGDYEKAMAKHQSRNDHHVVQKWREALQQAANLSGSSFKFQNEYEFEFIEKIIEVVSKNVNRTLLCVAKHPVGLESPVQEVCKLLDVGPGCNNNQVCMVGIHGIGGIGKSTLAKAVFNYIADQFDSSCFLENVRENSSKHGLEHLQAKLLFDIVGEKNISLIGPSEGVPLIKHRLHQKKVLLILDDVDEEKQLKELAGGLDWFGSGSRVIVTTQDQQVLRLHGIETKYELNGLKFEDARKLFELKLKKKADPHFDDVINRAVTYCAKHPLALELISSDLGSINADEWESALGHYERNLGKEIYDKLKRSFDRLEKEVQSVFLDIACCFKGLSRTEVNNMLRAHHGFCPIYAIRLLEEKSLIMIEDNEVRLHDKIHEMGRKIEQEGKHGHRYLLSSYEAIVQFFKHKGIHDKIEMIVLDLSSSKEQVVEWDGEGFKDMKSLKTLINRNVYFSQDPNHLPNSLRVFEWPGYSSRSLPANFCPKELVLFKLPSNRLMSLNFLKEFVNMRVLNFDDAECVKAIPSLSSTPNLEELSFSNCESLTEIDESVGNLRKLKILNAFGCSKLRSFPPLKLPSIEELNFTSCSNLENFPKILEKMENLTKLELDCTAIKAIPDLFSAENLVELSFSYCVNLIEIDESVGFLIKLRLLNAFGCCKLRSFPSLLLPSLEELDLSWCSSLENFPEILDKMEKITRLRLQYTPIKELPNSIQNLTRLRDLEMFECGMLQLPSNITLLPELRHILFCRTPNQDEGEEKLSWIESSNSTLHASQCTISDEIFPNLFGWFSMYMEELDLFRVNFTFLPDCIMECPLLKELNLDQCHNLQRIRWLPPNLETLSVTCCRSLEDLDLTILPGSTKEYYNFRRLIVDNCENLQIIKGIPPEGLSATNCLSLPSSYISMLLNEVCVSSVIDTSSLTHM, via the exons GTTATGCTGATTCTGCATTCTGCTTGCTTGAACTTGCAGCCATCATGGATAACAGCAAGGCGAAGGGACGGTTGGTTTTTCCGGTGTTCTACGGTGTAAGTGCTTCTGATGTTCGAGGTCAGACTGGAGATTACGAAAAGGCAATGGCTAAGCATCAAAGTAGGAATGACCACCACGTCGTGCAGAAATGGAGAGAAGCTCTTCAGCAAGCAGCTAACTTGTCCGGCAGCAGTTTCAAATTTCA GAACGAATATGAATTTGAGTTCATTGAAAAGATCATTGAAGTGGTCTCCAAAAATGTCAATCGCACTCTTCTCTGCGTTGCAAAGCATCCAGTTGGATTGGAGTCTCCGGTGCAAGAAGTATGCAAGCTTTTGGATGTAGGACCTGGATGCAATAATAACCAAGTCTGCATGGTAGGAATTCATGGAATTGGGGGAATAGGTAAATCAACTCTCGCTAAAGCAGTTTTTAATTATATAGCTGACCAATTTGACAGTTCATGCTTTCTTGAAAACGTGAGAGAAAATTCAAGTAAGCATGGATTGGAACATCTACAAGCGAAGCTTCTTTTTGACATTGTTGGAGAAAAGAATATTAGTTTGATAGGCCCCAGTGAAGGTGTTCCACTAATAAAGCATAGGCTACACCAAAAGAAGGTTCTTTTGATTCTTGATGACGTTGATGAAGAAAAGCAGTTGAAAGAACTTGCTGGAGGGCTAGATTGGTTTGGTTCTGGTAGCAGAGTCATAGTTACAACGCAAGACCAACAAGTACTAAGACTTCATGGGATTGAAACAAAATATGAGTTAAATGGGTTAAAATTTGAAGATGCTCGTAAATTGTTTGAATTGAAACTGAAGAAGAAAGCTGATCCACATTTCGATGATGTTATAAATCGTGCAGTGACTTATTGTGCAAAGCATCCATTGGCTTTGGAATTAATAAGTTCTGATTTGGGTAGTATAAATGCAGATGAATGGGAATCTGCATTAGGCCATTATGAAAGAAATCTTGGCAAAGAAATCTATGATAAACTTAAAAGAAGCTTTGATCGTTTGGAGAAAGAAGTGCAAAGTGTGTTTCTTGACATTGCTTGTTGCTTTAAAGGACTCAGTAGGACAGAGGTCAACAATATGCTTCGTGCACATCATGGTTTCTGCCCAATATATGCTATTCGACTTTTGGAGGAGAAATCTCTCATAATGATTGAAGACAATGAGGTGAGATTACATGACAAGATACATGAAATGGGTAGGAAAATTGAACAAGAAGGAAAGCATGGACACCGCTATCTCTTGTCGTCCTATGAAGCTATAGttcaattttttaaacacaag GGCATTCATGATAAAATTGAAATGATAGTTCTAGACCTTTCCAGCTCAAAAGAACAAGTGGTGGAATGGGATGGAGAAGGCTTCAAAGATATGAAAAGTCTCAAAACTCTTATAAATCGAAATGTCTATTTTTCGCAAGATCCCAATCACCTTCCCAATAGTTTGAGAGTATTTGAATGGCCAGGATATTCTTCACGTTCTTTACCAGCTAATTTTTGTCCAAAGGAACTTGTCCTGTTCAAGTTACCCAGTAATCGCTTAATGTCACTCAATTTTCTCAAG GAGTTTGTGAACATGAGAGTTTTGAATTTTGATGATGCTGAATGTGTAAAAGCTATACCTAGTCTATCTTCTACCCCAAATCTGGAAGAACTATCATTCTCAAACTGTGAGAGTTTGACTGAAATTGATGAATCGGTTGGAAATCTGAGGAAGCTTAAGATATTAAATGCCTTTGGTTGCAGCAAGCTTAGGAGCTTCCCACCCCTTAAGTTACCATCTATTGAAGAACTCAACTTCACCAGCTGCTCAAATCTTGAGAATTTTCCAAAAATCTTAGAAAAGATGGAGAATTTAACAAAGCTTGAGTTAGATTGCACTGCCATAAAAGCTATACCTGATCTATTTTCTGCAGAGAATTTAGTAGAATTATCATTTTCATACTGTGTGAATTTGATTGAAATTGACGAGTCAGTTGGGTTTTTGATTAAACTTAGATTACTTAATGCCTTTGGTTGTTGTAAGCTCAGAAGCTTTCCATCCCTTTTGTTGCCATCTCTTGAAGAACTTGATCTCTCATGGTGTTCAAGCCTTGAGAATTTTCCAGAGATATTAGACAAGATGGAAAAGATAACACGGCTAAGATTGCAGTATACTCCCATAAAAGAATTGCCAAATTCCATCCAAAATCTTACTCGGCTTCGAGACTTGGAAATGTTTGAATGTGGAATGCTTCAGTTACCGAGCAACATTACCTTATTGCCGGAACTGAGACACATCTTGTTTTGTCGAACACCTAACCAAGATGAAGGTGAAGAAAAATTGAGTTGGATTGAGTCTTCAAACAGCACACTTCATGCATCTCAGTGTACTATATCAGATGAAATATTTCCAAACTTATTTGGTTGGTTTTCTATGTATATGGAAGAATTAGACTTGTTCCGTGTTAATTTCACATTCCTTCCTGATTGCATCATGGAGTGTCCTCTTTTGAAGGAATTGAATTTGGATCAGTGTCATAATCTTCAGAGGATTAGATGGCTTCCACCCAACTTGGAAACACTTTCCGTGACATGTTGTAGATCTTTAGAAGATTTAGACCTCACAATTCTTCCTGGAAGTACCAAAGAATACTACAATTTCAGGAGACTCATTGTAGATAATTGTGAAAATCTTCAGATAATCAAAGGAATTCCACCAGAAGGTTTATCCGCAACAAATTGCTTGAGCCTGCCTTCCTCATATATAAGCATGCTATTGAATGAGGTTTGTGTCTCTTCAGTAATTGATACCTCTTCATTAACTCACATGTAG